A part of Aricia agestis chromosome 13, ilAriAges1.1, whole genome shotgun sequence genomic DNA contains:
- the LOC121733201 gene encoding uncharacterized protein LOC121733201 isoform X2, producing the protein MESRSAPPSPDESGEAVFDSRCGRYQHQPSLQRAFASCRESTRPRAHHRHAASEPARPDDRVLTTAEVHDYPSSESGIAADCPHPHSSTADDSPCYDRSDYEGNSNYSFRHNFHHTVDCGKHRSEFNRSHTPEYSHDHSEYDRNHQRSQTSRRPHRRYRREEDDGAHSLDERCAQDLDEILPARLAAMNLSREPPPQNWNRSNIAATMERFEPVDYSYAYYDHHLSMPSSSRKVNRQRGRAGTSRDRSMRHNYVTRYGTEENIYEEITDGSRTCPKHRFAPRQSLVSLDRSVVEEEVRRVESRHKRILGELNLSVEAMLMPECESPDSERAEDRDNIEELLRVGPTDELLSPASCNPPDLDSGFSGSSSGASYVGSLRRKPTGSVPHLPAVAYGTRGAGVRILGADDCSLRCPRDVQSPRSSSCGDAKNTGFWNKKSWKKISGFSSSNSINKAGLTGLLVRYTFRRKSGSQGSQGKRRAEPVKCDACLSQRC; encoded by the exons ATGGAATCACGCAGCGCGCCGCCGAGCCCCGACGAGTCTGGGGAGGCGGTGTTCGACTCCCGGTGCGGGCGCTACCAGCACCAGCCCTCGCTGCAGAGAGCCTTCGCCAGCTGCCGCGAGAGCACCCGACCGCGGGCCCACCACCGCCATGCTGCTTCGGAGCCCGCGCGCCCGGACGACCGGGTCCTCACCACGGCCGAAGTGCACGACTACCCCTCCTCGGAATCCGGAATAGCGGCCGACTGTCCCCATCCGCACTCGAGCACCGCCGACGACAGCCCCTGCTACGATAGATCCGACTACGAGGGGAACTCCAACTACAGCTTTAGGCATAACTTCCATCACACGGTCGACTGTGGTAAACACAGGTCGGAGTTCAACCGAAGCCACACGCCCGAGTACAGTCACGATCACTCCGAGTACGATAGAAATCACCAGAGGTCGCAAACTTCGAGAAGACCGCACAGAAGGTACAGGCGCGAGGAAGACGATGGCGCCCATTCTCTCGACGAGAGATGCGCGCAGGATCTCGACGAAATACTGCCCGCTAGATTAGCTGCAATGAATTTGTCCAGGGAACCTCCGCCACAAAATTGGAACCGAAGCAACATAGCCGCCACGATGGAACGGTTCGAGCCCGTCGACTACTCGTATGCGTACTACGATCATCACTTATCCATGCCATCTTCCTCGAGGAAAGTAAATCGTCAGCGCGGTCGCGCTGGGACCTCTCGCGACCGGTCTATGCGACACAACTACGTCACACGATACGGTACGgaagaaaatatttatgaaGAAATAACGGACGGTTCGAGGACGTGTCCGAAGCACAGATTCGCTCCTCGTCAGTCGTTAGTTTCACTCGACAGGAGTGTCGTCGAGGAGGAAGTGAGACGAGTGGAATCGAGGCATAAAAGAATTTTAGGGGAGTTAAATTTAAGTGTTGAGGCAATGTTGATGCCCGAATGTGAGTCTCCCGATTCGGAAAGGGCGGAAGACAGAGACAATATAGAGGAGTTGTTAAGAGTTGGGCCTACAGATGAACTGTTATCTCCCGCTAGTTGCAATCCCCCAGACTTAGATAGTGGGTTCAGTGGCAGTAGTAGTGGAGCGAGCTACGTAGGCAGCCTAAGGCGGAAGCCTACCGGATCCGTTCCTCATTTACCGGCAGTGGCCTATGGGACGAGAGGTGCGGGTGTAAGGATTTTGGGTGCCGACGACTGTAGCCTACGTTGCCCTAGAGACGTCCAATCACCGAGAAGCTCGAGTTGTGGAGACGCCAAGAACACAGGCTTCTGGAATAAAAAGTCTTGGAAGAAGATATCGGGGTTCTCAAGTTCCAATAGTATCAACAAGGCCGGACTGACTG GTCTGCTCGTTAGGTACACTTTCCGGCGTAAGTCCGGGTCCCAAGGCTCTCAGGGCAAGCGGCGTGCCGAGCCCGTCAAATGCGATGCGTGCCTTTCGCAACGATGCTAG
- the LOC121733201 gene encoding uncharacterized protein LOC121733201 isoform X4, giving the protein MESRSAPPSPDESGEAVFDSRCGRYQHQPSLQRAFASCRESTRPRAHHRHAASEPARPDDRVLTTAEVHDYPSSESGIAADCPHPHSSTADDSPCYDRSDYEGNSNYSFRHNFHHTVDCGKHRSEFNRSHTPEYSHDHSEYDRNHQRSQTSRRPHRRYRREEDDGAHSLDERCAQDLDEILPARLAAMNLSREPPPQNWNRSNIAATMERFEPVDYSYAYYDHHLSMPSSSRKVNRQRGRAGTSRDRSMRHNYVTRYGTEENIYEEITDGSRTCPKHRFAPRQSLVSLDRSVVEEEVRRVESRHKRILGELNLSVEAMLMPECESPDSERAEDRDNIEELLRVGPTDELLSPASCNPPDLDSGFSGSSSGASYVGSLRRKPTGSVPHLPAVAYGTRGAGVRILGADDCSLRCPRDVQSPRSSSCGDAKNTGFWNKKSWKKISGFSSSNSINKAGLTASPTENWWCRWIP; this is encoded by the exons ATGGAATCACGCAGCGCGCCGCCGAGCCCCGACGAGTCTGGGGAGGCGGTGTTCGACTCCCGGTGCGGGCGCTACCAGCACCAGCCCTCGCTGCAGAGAGCCTTCGCCAGCTGCCGCGAGAGCACCCGACCGCGGGCCCACCACCGCCATGCTGCTTCGGAGCCCGCGCGCCCGGACGACCGGGTCCTCACCACGGCCGAAGTGCACGACTACCCCTCCTCGGAATCCGGAATAGCGGCCGACTGTCCCCATCCGCACTCGAGCACCGCCGACGACAGCCCCTGCTACGATAGATCCGACTACGAGGGGAACTCCAACTACAGCTTTAGGCATAACTTCCATCACACGGTCGACTGTGGTAAACACAGGTCGGAGTTCAACCGAAGCCACACGCCCGAGTACAGTCACGATCACTCCGAGTACGATAGAAATCACCAGAGGTCGCAAACTTCGAGAAGACCGCACAGAAGGTACAGGCGCGAGGAAGACGATGGCGCCCATTCTCTCGACGAGAGATGCGCGCAGGATCTCGACGAAATACTGCCCGCTAGATTAGCTGCAATGAATTTGTCCAGGGAACCTCCGCCACAAAATTGGAACCGAAGCAACATAGCCGCCACGATGGAACGGTTCGAGCCCGTCGACTACTCGTATGCGTACTACGATCATCACTTATCCATGCCATCTTCCTCGAGGAAAGTAAATCGTCAGCGCGGTCGCGCTGGGACCTCTCGCGACCGGTCTATGCGACACAACTACGTCACACGATACGGTACGgaagaaaatatttatgaaGAAATAACGGACGGTTCGAGGACGTGTCCGAAGCACAGATTCGCTCCTCGTCAGTCGTTAGTTTCACTCGACAGGAGTGTCGTCGAGGAGGAAGTGAGACGAGTGGAATCGAGGCATAAAAGAATTTTAGGGGAGTTAAATTTAAGTGTTGAGGCAATGTTGATGCCCGAATGTGAGTCTCCCGATTCGGAAAGGGCGGAAGACAGAGACAATATAGAGGAGTTGTTAAGAGTTGGGCCTACAGATGAACTGTTATCTCCCGCTAGTTGCAATCCCCCAGACTTAGATAGTGGGTTCAGTGGCAGTAGTAGTGGAGCGAGCTACGTAGGCAGCCTAAGGCGGAAGCCTACCGGATCCGTTCCTCATTTACCGGCAGTGGCCTATGGGACGAGAGGTGCGGGTGTAAGGATTTTGGGTGCCGACGACTGTAGCCTACGTTGCCCTAGAGACGTCCAATCACCGAGAAGCTCGAGTTGTGGAGACGCCAAGAACACAGGCTTCTGGAATAAAAAGTCTTGGAAGAAGATATCGGGGTTCTCAAGTTCCAATAGTATCAACAAGGCCGGACTGACTG CTTCTCCAACGGAAAACTGGTGGTGCCGGTGGATTCCCTGA
- the LOC121733201 gene encoding uncharacterized protein LOC121733201 isoform X3 — protein sequence MESRSAPPSPDESGEAVFDSRCGRYQHQPSLQRAFASCRESTRPRAHHRHAASEPARPDDRVLTTAEVHDYPSSESGIAADCPHPHSSTADDSPCYDRSDYEGNSNYSFRHNFHHTVDCGKHRSEFNRSHTPEYSHDHSEYDRNHQRSQTSRRPHRRYRREEDDGAHSLDERCAQDLDEILPARLAAMNLSREPPPQNWNRSNIAATMERFEPVDYSYAYYDHHLSMPSSSRKVNRQRGRAGTSRDRSMRHNYVTRYGTEENIYEEITDGSRTCPKHRFAPRQSLVSLDRSVVEEEVRRVESRHKRILGELNLSVEAMLMPECESPDSERAEDRDNIEELLRVGPTDELLSPASCNPPDLDSGFSGSSSGASYVGSLRRKPTGSVPHLPAVAYGTRGAGVRILGADDCSLRCPRDVQSPRSSSCGDAKNTGFWNKKSWKKISGFSSSNSINKAGLTDETSRPSRAKSRTATIPYSFSNGKLVVPVDSLTQS from the exons ATGGAATCACGCAGCGCGCCGCCGAGCCCCGACGAGTCTGGGGAGGCGGTGTTCGACTCCCGGTGCGGGCGCTACCAGCACCAGCCCTCGCTGCAGAGAGCCTTCGCCAGCTGCCGCGAGAGCACCCGACCGCGGGCCCACCACCGCCATGCTGCTTCGGAGCCCGCGCGCCCGGACGACCGGGTCCTCACCACGGCCGAAGTGCACGACTACCCCTCCTCGGAATCCGGAATAGCGGCCGACTGTCCCCATCCGCACTCGAGCACCGCCGACGACAGCCCCTGCTACGATAGATCCGACTACGAGGGGAACTCCAACTACAGCTTTAGGCATAACTTCCATCACACGGTCGACTGTGGTAAACACAGGTCGGAGTTCAACCGAAGCCACACGCCCGAGTACAGTCACGATCACTCCGAGTACGATAGAAATCACCAGAGGTCGCAAACTTCGAGAAGACCGCACAGAAGGTACAGGCGCGAGGAAGACGATGGCGCCCATTCTCTCGACGAGAGATGCGCGCAGGATCTCGACGAAATACTGCCCGCTAGATTAGCTGCAATGAATTTGTCCAGGGAACCTCCGCCACAAAATTGGAACCGAAGCAACATAGCCGCCACGATGGAACGGTTCGAGCCCGTCGACTACTCGTATGCGTACTACGATCATCACTTATCCATGCCATCTTCCTCGAGGAAAGTAAATCGTCAGCGCGGTCGCGCTGGGACCTCTCGCGACCGGTCTATGCGACACAACTACGTCACACGATACGGTACGgaagaaaatatttatgaaGAAATAACGGACGGTTCGAGGACGTGTCCGAAGCACAGATTCGCTCCTCGTCAGTCGTTAGTTTCACTCGACAGGAGTGTCGTCGAGGAGGAAGTGAGACGAGTGGAATCGAGGCATAAAAGAATTTTAGGGGAGTTAAATTTAAGTGTTGAGGCAATGTTGATGCCCGAATGTGAGTCTCCCGATTCGGAAAGGGCGGAAGACAGAGACAATATAGAGGAGTTGTTAAGAGTTGGGCCTACAGATGAACTGTTATCTCCCGCTAGTTGCAATCCCCCAGACTTAGATAGTGGGTTCAGTGGCAGTAGTAGTGGAGCGAGCTACGTAGGCAGCCTAAGGCGGAAGCCTACCGGATCCGTTCCTCATTTACCGGCAGTGGCCTATGGGACGAGAGGTGCGGGTGTAAGGATTTTGGGTGCCGACGACTGTAGCCTACGTTGCCCTAGAGACGTCCAATCACCGAGAAGCTCGAGTTGTGGAGACGCCAAGAACACAGGCTTCTGGAATAAAAAGTCTTGGAAGAAGATATCGGGGTTCTCAAGTTCCAATAGTATCAACAAGGCCGGACTGACTG ATGAGACATCTAGGCCAAGCAGAGCTAAATCCAGAACTGCCACTATCCCGTACAG CTTCTCCAACGGAAAACTGGTGGTGCCGGTGGATTCCCTGACGCAGAGTTGA
- the LOC121733201 gene encoding uncharacterized protein LOC121733201 isoform X1: MESRSAPPSPDESGEAVFDSRCGRYQHQPSLQRAFASCRESTRPRAHHRHAASEPARPDDRVLTTAEVHDYPSSESGIAADCPHPHSSTADDSPCYDRSDYEGNSNYSFRHNFHHTVDCGKHRSEFNRSHTPEYSHDHSEYDRNHQRSQTSRRPHRRYRREEDDGAHSLDERCAQDLDEILPARLAAMNLSREPPPQNWNRSNIAATMERFEPVDYSYAYYDHHLSMPSSSRKVNRQRGRAGTSRDRSMRHNYVTRYGTEENIYEEITDGSRTCPKHRFAPRQSLVSLDRSVVEEEVRRVESRHKRILGELNLSVEAMLMPECESPDSERAEDRDNIEELLRVGPTDELLSPASCNPPDLDSGFSGSSSGASYVGSLRRKPTGSVPHLPAVAYGTRGAGVRILGADDCSLRCPRDVQSPRSSSCGDAKNTGFWNKKSWKKISGFSSSNSINKAGLTDETSRPSRAKSRTATIPYRLILRIFSNGKLVVPVDSLTQS, encoded by the exons ATGGAATCACGCAGCGCGCCGCCGAGCCCCGACGAGTCTGGGGAGGCGGTGTTCGACTCCCGGTGCGGGCGCTACCAGCACCAGCCCTCGCTGCAGAGAGCCTTCGCCAGCTGCCGCGAGAGCACCCGACCGCGGGCCCACCACCGCCATGCTGCTTCGGAGCCCGCGCGCCCGGACGACCGGGTCCTCACCACGGCCGAAGTGCACGACTACCCCTCCTCGGAATCCGGAATAGCGGCCGACTGTCCCCATCCGCACTCGAGCACCGCCGACGACAGCCCCTGCTACGATAGATCCGACTACGAGGGGAACTCCAACTACAGCTTTAGGCATAACTTCCATCACACGGTCGACTGTGGTAAACACAGGTCGGAGTTCAACCGAAGCCACACGCCCGAGTACAGTCACGATCACTCCGAGTACGATAGAAATCACCAGAGGTCGCAAACTTCGAGAAGACCGCACAGAAGGTACAGGCGCGAGGAAGACGATGGCGCCCATTCTCTCGACGAGAGATGCGCGCAGGATCTCGACGAAATACTGCCCGCTAGATTAGCTGCAATGAATTTGTCCAGGGAACCTCCGCCACAAAATTGGAACCGAAGCAACATAGCCGCCACGATGGAACGGTTCGAGCCCGTCGACTACTCGTATGCGTACTACGATCATCACTTATCCATGCCATCTTCCTCGAGGAAAGTAAATCGTCAGCGCGGTCGCGCTGGGACCTCTCGCGACCGGTCTATGCGACACAACTACGTCACACGATACGGTACGgaagaaaatatttatgaaGAAATAACGGACGGTTCGAGGACGTGTCCGAAGCACAGATTCGCTCCTCGTCAGTCGTTAGTTTCACTCGACAGGAGTGTCGTCGAGGAGGAAGTGAGACGAGTGGAATCGAGGCATAAAAGAATTTTAGGGGAGTTAAATTTAAGTGTTGAGGCAATGTTGATGCCCGAATGTGAGTCTCCCGATTCGGAAAGGGCGGAAGACAGAGACAATATAGAGGAGTTGTTAAGAGTTGGGCCTACAGATGAACTGTTATCTCCCGCTAGTTGCAATCCCCCAGACTTAGATAGTGGGTTCAGTGGCAGTAGTAGTGGAGCGAGCTACGTAGGCAGCCTAAGGCGGAAGCCTACCGGATCCGTTCCTCATTTACCGGCAGTGGCCTATGGGACGAGAGGTGCGGGTGTAAGGATTTTGGGTGCCGACGACTGTAGCCTACGTTGCCCTAGAGACGTCCAATCACCGAGAAGCTCGAGTTGTGGAGACGCCAAGAACACAGGCTTCTGGAATAAAAAGTCTTGGAAGAAGATATCGGGGTTCTCAAGTTCCAATAGTATCAACAAGGCCGGACTGACTG ATGAGACATCTAGGCCAAGCAGAGCTAAATCCAGAACTGCCACTATCCCGTACAGGTTAATTTTGcgaat CTTCTCCAACGGAAAACTGGTGGTGCCGGTGGATTCCCTGACGCAGAGTTGA